The region ACATAGCCTTTATTTTTACCATAAAACCGATAAAAAAGCAAACGGGAAAAGTTCTTTTTCCGCTGCAAAACCAGTCGGGAGTAAGAGAATAAATAAATCTGACACCTTTAAGGGAGACATTTTGCAATTTTTTATTGATTTATTTTTTAAAATCTGATAAATTAAAAAACTATCTATAATTATATTAAGGAGCATTTTATTATGGCAAATCATAAATCTGCGGAAAAAAGAGCAAGGCAGACTAAAAAAAGAACGGAGCGTAATACCGGCAGTTTATCTAAAATGAAGACTGGAATTAAAAAATTTAAAGCCGCCGTTGCCGAAAACGATAAGGAAAAAGTTGCTTTGCTTTTCAACGCAAACGTATCTTATATTATGCAGTTAGCCGCAAAAAAAATTATTCACAAAAACAATGCATCGAGAAAAGTTTCAGCTCTTGCCAAACTCAAAAATACTATAAAACTTTAATCTTTCATTATAAGAAAAAGGTGTCAGATTTTATTTTATGCATATGAAAAGGAACGGTTAACGATATAAAGATGTTGCATAAAATTAATCTGACACCTTTTTCTATGACACTTTTTTCTAAGGTAAACGGCTAAGCTTAAAAATAAATTCTTCGAAAATCAGATCCGGCGGATAAGACGTCGTTTTAAGTTTTAAATCGGCGTCTTCCAAAAGTTTGACCATATTTCTCAACTCCTTCGCATTAAACAAAGAAAGACGTTTTAAAAATTTTCCTTTAAGAAACGGCAAGACGGTATTTGAGCTTAATATCGTTTCGATGTTCATGCCGGATTTTTGCTGAATTTTCGCCCTGTGAAGTTTTTTCAAGTCGTTGTATAATATTGCTA is a window of Candidatus Acidulodesulfobacterium acidiphilum DNA encoding:
- a CDS encoding 30S ribosomal protein S20 — its product is MANHKSAEKRARQTKKRTERNTGSLSKMKTGIKKFKAAVAENDKEKVALLFNANVSYIMQLAAKKIIHKNNASRKVSALAKLKNTIKL